Proteins encoded within one genomic window of Gadus macrocephalus chromosome 16, ASM3116895v1:
- the LOC132475282 gene encoding olfactory receptor 4E2-like — translation MVNSSQIPYFILTAYLDMGYLKYLYFVIVLILYIVIVVANAFLIVTICMKRSLHEPMYVFLCSLLVNELYGSAGLFPFLLLQITSDTHTISRSICFLQIYCLYTYATVEFSNLAVMSYDRYLAICCPLHYKARLTSNKVALLIALVWLYSLIKFLVSTFLTFRLKLCGNVVDRMYCQIYYVTKLACSDTTVNNVWGLFASFVTIGVPLIPIVFSYTKILRVCVNGSKETRQKAVSTCTPHIASLLIFTFGCGFETFQSRYNMTGVPRILRIVLSLYFVTIQGLFNPIIYGLRLSKIRQICRNLFFCKKI, via the coding sequence ATGGTCAATTCAAGCCAGATTCCATATTTCATACTGACTGCCTACCTGGACATGGGCTATCTGAAGTACTTATATTTTGTGATTGTTTTGATTCTGTACATTGTGATTGTGGTTGCAAATGCTTTTCTCATTGTAACTATTTGCATGAAAAGGAGCCTACATGAGCctatgtatgtgtttctgtgtagccTGTTGGTTAATGAACTGTATGGTAGTGCTGGTCTATTTCCATTCCTCCTGCTGCAGATCACCTCAGACACTCACACCATATCTAGATCCATATGTTTCCTTCAGATCTACTGCTTGTACACCTATGCCACTGTGGAGTTTAGTAACCTGGCTGTGATGTCCTATGATAGGTACCTTGCTATCTGCTGTCCTCTGCATTATAAGGCTCGGCTGACCTCTAACAAGGTGGCTCTGTTGATCGCTCTCGTATGGCTGTACTCTCTTATCAAGTTCCTAGTTTCTACTTTTCTGACTTTCCGTTTAAAACTCTGTGGGAATGTCGTAGACCGGATGTACTGTCAAATCTACTATGTGACCAAACTCGCGTGTTCTGATACCACGGTAAACAATGTCTGGGGACTTTTTGCATCATTTGTGACCATTGGGGTTCCATTGATCCCCATCGTGTTCTCCTACACCAAGATCCTGAGGGTTTGTGTCAATGGTTCTAAAGAGACCAGACAGAAAGCAGTCAGTACCTGCACCCCCCACATCGCCTCCTTACTGATCTTCACCTTTGGTTGTGGATTTGAAACATTTCAGAGTAGATATAATATGACCGGTGTTCCCAGGATATTGCGTATTGTTTTATCGCTGTACTTTGTAACAATCCAAGGACTCTTCAACCCTATCATTTATGGACTGAGGTTATCTAAAATAAGACAGATTTGCAGaaatttgtttttctgtaaGAAGATATAG